The DNA window GTTGGGTAAAGATAGCATTGTGGACAGATTATCTACGACGTTAGAACCTTATAGCAAATCACGCGGTCTCTTTGATAACCGAGTGTCGAGTTTAAATTCAGAAATTGATAGACTGCAAGATAAAACCGCGCAGTTAGATGTGCAGATGGAGAGTCTGTATCAGCGCTACCTGAAACAGTTTACTGCGATGCAGCAATTACAGAGTCAGATGCAGCAGACCAGTCGTCTGTTTGGTATGAGCCAACAATTTTAGTCAATAGGATAGAAACATGAACGAATTTGATCCGGGTTATGATGCCTACCAGGAAACCAATACCGAAGCACAGGCTGCCACGGCCGATCCCCACAAATTAGTGGTGATGTTAATTGATGGGCTATTAGATGAAATAGCACGTGCAGAAGGTCATATTTTAGGTCGTAGATATGAGCATAAAGGTAAATCTATTAGTAAATGTTTAGATATTGTATCGGGTTTAGATGCGGCACTTGATATGGAAGAGGGCGGCGAAGTAGCGGTTAATCTTCATCATTTATATGAGTACTGTGCAAATGCACTATATAACATGAGTATCAGTAATGATGTTGAAGAACTTACTACTGTTGTTAATGTCATGGAAAATTTGAAAGAGGGCTGGGAAAATATAGGCCGAGATGCTGCTTAGTTTTAGCTCGATAATATTGGACTATAATGCTGGGGCATCCCGGTGTTATTAGTTCCGCTTGCGGAAGTTAAGCGGAAGTTAAGTTTCCTTTATTATTTTAATTTTACTTAAATAACAAGGCTTTAACAGTTGGTCTGTAGTTTGCATAATATTTCATTAGGGCGTATTGACTGAGGTAGTAAGAGTGTTAGATATAAAATCATTACAGCAGCAAATTATTATTTTACATAATCATTTTTGCCGCGTTATAAATGCAAGTAATGAAAATATTAACGTCGACGTAATGGTTAAGTTAGACAATGAAGTTGCTACCTTACTTTCGTTATTGAATTTAAAACCAGCGCTAAAGTTACAATTACATAGAGAACTCACTGCCTTAAAAAGCAGCCATTATAAAGTCCTAGAATTATGCAAACAGCAACAAACGCGTCTCGCTAGCTTAATGGAAAACCATACCCAAAATAGAGAAGGTATCATGGCGTATCAGGAACTAGAAATATGATTGCAATGAACAGGACTGCAGTCAGTCATACAGGCGCTCAACATCATACTTCTACGAATACTATCAAGCAGCAACCTCAGCAAGCGAAAGAGGCTGATAAACAAAGTGGTCATAGTATTGATGCTGAAGATCAAGATAGTATTGATTTTGTTAGCCCAGATCATCAGGACAATTTAGTTCCTCGAGACAAAAATAAAGACAGTGATTTTGCTCATTTTTTAGCACCTGAAGAGAATGTAACTGCAACTGCAACTACAACTACAACAGTAGAGTTGGCAGTGACGAGTGCCTCCGTTGCATCTATGTCGCCACTTTCTACACAGTTTGAGAGTCGCTCTGTGTCGGCAATAAATACAGTAAATAATGTTGAACTTACCCATCAACAAGCATCGTCAATATCGCTGTTACAAGCAGTGAGGCATCAAACGCAATCTACAGATACGAGTGCGGCGGATGCCGTTAAAGTGAAGGGGATAGCTAACCCTGACATTAAGGCGATGCAAACATTATCGACTGCAGCATTGCTGGATAGGTTAACGAATGCACATCTAAGCGATAAAAAACCAGTGGATGTTGCAAGCCTGCGTATCGAGCAACAAGTTGCCGATATTAACGCCCCTGATCGTTTAGTACAGCAAGCAAGTCAAGGAAGACATGAGTGGTCAGCTGTCAAAATGGATAGTCAGCAAAATGCATGGTCTAAACAATTATTTAATGTGTTGCAAGATCGTATTGAAATGCAAGTTCATCAGAATATCAAACAAGCAAATATACGTTTGGATCCACCTGATCTTGGCCGCTTAGATTTATCTGTTCGCATGGACGGAGACCGTTTAACTGTAATGGTTAATACCAGTAACAGTGCGATCAGAGATGCACTACAGGCATCATTACAGCAGCTTCGAAGTGAGCTTTCTAATCAGTTTGGTACTGGTGTCGATGTTAATGTCGGTGGCGGTTCTGGAGAAAAAGAATTTAAGGAAAGTGAAAATAATGTCGCATTATCTTTTTCTGAAGAGCAAACAGAAAATGCAATGCTTCCGCCAATCGAGTTGCATGGTTTATTTAATACTCTGGTGTGATTTTAAAAATTAAGGTTTTAATACATATATGAAAGTCAAAATATTAATTGTTGGGTTAGTAATTATCGCTGCAATGGGATTTTTAGGTTTTAAATATCAGGATCAGATTAAAGCATTAGTGCAAACGCCAGAAGTAGCACAATCGGTACGACCGTTTTATATACCTCTTGATAAAATGGTAGTAAGTGTTGAAAGTGAACGCACTATTTACTACGTCATGATGGAAGTTACTTTAGAGACTAAATTAGAAGCGTCTATTGAGGGGATTAATTATTACATGCCGGTGATCCGTAATTCTTTTGTTCAGAATCTCAGTCAACGCAGTTATGACATGATTCGTAAAAATTTGAAAAATATAGAACAATTAGAAATAGAGATGCTGTCAGGCTTAGATGAAGAACTCACTCGGTATGAAATGAATGGCATCATTGATGATGTTCTGATTACCAAACTGGTTATTCAATAGGGGCTTGCTGTGACAAACTCGGTTGCTTGGGACGACAGTTCTTTTAATGCTAGAACATCAGTTGTAGATGAAAATGCGTTATTGATTAAATATATGCATTTAGTCAAGCGGGCGGTGACGCATTTACGTAGCCAGATTGGTACGCTGCAATCCTATGAAGATCTTGTTCAGATTGGGACTATGGGTTTACTTGAAGCTATTCGCCGTTATGGCTGTGAGCCTGATGATGCATTTGAAAGCTACGCTTTTCAGCGTATACGAGGTGAGATATTAGACGAACTAAGGAGGCTGGATTGGCGCCCACGTCAAGCACGTCAACAAGGTCACTCATTA is part of the Moritella viscosa genome and encodes:
- a CDS encoding putative flagellar protein, whose amino-acid sequence is MLDIKSLQQQIIILHNHFCRVINASNENINVDVMVKLDNEVATLLSLLNLKPALKLQLHRELTALKSSHYKVLELCKQQQTRLASLMENHTQNREGIMAYQELEI
- the fliL gene encoding flagellar protein FliL, whose amino-acid sequence is MKVKILIVGLVIIAAMGFLGFKYQDQIKALVQTPEVAQSVRPFYIPLDKMVVSVESERTIYYVMMEVTLETKLEASIEGINYYMPVIRNSFVQNLSQRSYDMIRKNLKNIEQLEIEMLSGLDEELTRYEMNGIIDDVLITKLVIQ
- the fliK gene encoding flagellar hook-length control protein fliK, with protein sequence MIAMNRTAVSHTGAQHHTSTNTIKQQPQQAKEADKQSGHSIDAEDQDSIDFVSPDHQDNLVPRDKNKDSDFAHFLAPEENVTATATTTTTVELAVTSASVASMSPLSTQFESRSVSAINTVNNVELTHQQASSISLLQAVRHQTQSTDTSAADAVKVKGIANPDIKAMQTLSTAALLDRLTNAHLSDKKPVDVASLRIEQQVADINAPDRLVQQASQGRHEWSAVKMDSQQNAWSKQLFNVLQDRIEMQVHQNIKQANIRLDPPDLGRLDLSVRMDGDRLTVMVNTSNSAIRDALQASLQQLRSELSNQFGTGVDVNVGGGSGEKEFKESENNVALSFSEEQTENAMLPPIELHGLFNTLV
- the fliS gene encoding flagellar protein FliS, whose translation is MNEFDPGYDAYQETNTEAQAATADPHKLVVMLIDGLLDEIARAEGHILGRRYEHKGKSISKCLDIVSGLDAALDMEEGGEVAVNLHHLYEYCANALYNMSISNDVEELTTVVNVMENLKEGWENIGRDAA